Proteins encoded in a region of the Microbacterium neungamense genome:
- the thrB gene encoding homoserine kinase has protein sequence MVPSEAVTGHPEAPAPEGATRTVQVTVPATSANLGPGFDTLGLALSIYDTLTVSSFPDDRLEIEVTGSGAEEIPRDASNLVVRSIAHVFADAGRPLPGLRLHAANGVPHGRGLGSSGAAVTAGVLAAKGLLAGEVDLDDDTLLRLATELEGHPDNVAPALFGGLTIAWTGDRGPQHKKLLVHRGVAPLVLVPGFTMSTSLARSLQPHQVPREDAVFNVSRSALLVAALTQSPELLLDATADRLHQDYRGAAMPETLRLVQALRREGYAAVVSGAGPSVLVLADGPGRRRGAVEVADAAADTPWTAHMLAVDVRGGTVRDRAEGSTYLS, from the coding sequence ATCGTCCCCTCCGAGGCGGTCACCGGCCACCCGGAGGCGCCGGCACCGGAGGGCGCCACCCGGACCGTGCAGGTCACCGTCCCCGCCACGAGCGCCAACCTCGGACCCGGCTTCGACACGCTCGGCCTGGCGCTCAGCATCTACGACACGCTCACCGTGTCCTCCTTCCCGGACGACCGGCTCGAGATCGAGGTCACCGGCTCCGGCGCCGAGGAGATCCCGCGGGATGCCAGCAACCTCGTCGTCCGTTCGATCGCGCACGTGTTCGCGGATGCCGGGCGCCCGCTGCCCGGGCTGCGGCTGCACGCCGCGAACGGCGTCCCGCATGGGCGGGGGCTCGGCTCGTCCGGCGCCGCGGTGACGGCGGGCGTGCTCGCCGCCAAGGGGCTGCTCGCCGGCGAGGTCGACTTGGACGACGACACCCTGCTGCGCCTGGCCACCGAGTTGGAGGGCCACCCCGACAATGTCGCGCCCGCGCTGTTCGGCGGCCTCACCATCGCCTGGACCGGCGATCGCGGGCCGCAGCACAAGAAGCTGCTCGTGCACCGCGGCGTGGCGCCGCTGGTGCTCGTGCCCGGCTTCACGATGTCCACGTCCCTGGCGCGCTCGCTGCAGCCGCACCAGGTGCCCCGGGAGGACGCCGTGTTCAACGTGTCGCGCTCGGCGCTGCTGGTCGCCGCGCTGACGCAGAGCCCGGAGCTGCTGCTGGACGCCACCGCCGACCGGCTGCACCAGGACTACCGCGGCGCGGCGATGCCGGAGACGCTGCGGCTGGTGCAGGCGCTGCGCCGCGAAGGATATGCGGCCGTCGTCTCCGGCGCCGGCCCCAGCGTGCTCGTGCTCGCCGACGGGCCCGGACGCCGCCGCGGAGCGGTCGAGGTGGCGGACGCCGCGGCGGACACTCCGTGGACCGCGCACATGCTCGCCGTCGACGTACGGGGTGGTACAGTTAGGGATCGAGCGGAGGGCTCCACGTACCTTTCGTGA
- the rho gene encoding transcription termination factor Rho, with translation MENFSETQNDQAPAASESAAAAATVTEAPVRKRAPRRATSASAAADAAPAAAPSAETPAAPASDAAASPAAAGSSATAAESSADAAEEKPKAKAPRRTRAKKADAEAAAVPASEAPASDTAAADTAISAEAAPAGETAERAGDAPAKRPARGRRSKAQDADKAKDADKAQGAEASGADAAGETTAGQKPADAAAAEAATGDAKQADGKQADGKQAEARQGEGKQGDASEKPEADGDEGEGGGRGRGRNRNRSRGRGQNGGGQAQQPQAEEEQAGGRTRQRNKRRGGGNVTADEFETEIGEDDVLIPIAGILDVLDNYAFVRTSGYLPGATDVYVSLGQVKKYNLRKGDAIVGAIKQPREGEQQGRQKYNALVKVDSINGLSPEDAGNRVEFGKLTPLYPQERLRLETAPEKLTQRIIDLVAPIGKGQRGLIVAPPKAGKTIVLQQIANAIAQNNPEVHLMVVLVDERPEEVTDMQRSVKGEVIASTFDRPAEDHTTVAELAIERAKRLVELGRDVVVLLDSITRLGRAYNISAPASGRVLTGGVDASALYPPKRFFGAARNIENGGSLTILATALVETGSKMDEVIFEEFKGTGNSELRLSRALADKRIFPAVDVNASSTRREEMLLSPDEVKITWKLRRALAGLDPQQALEVVLGKLKETGSNVEFLFQMQKSIPAPPATGSGHGHENNIR, from the coding sequence GTGGAGAACTTCTCCGAGACCCAGAACGACCAGGCTCCGGCCGCGTCCGAGTCGGCTGCGGCCGCCGCGACGGTGACCGAAGCACCGGTGCGCAAGCGCGCACCCCGGCGCGCGACCAGCGCATCCGCCGCCGCGGATGCCGCGCCTGCGGCGGCGCCGTCCGCCGAGACGCCGGCGGCTCCGGCATCCGACGCCGCTGCCTCCCCTGCTGCGGCCGGCTCCTCCGCGACCGCCGCGGAGTCGAGCGCGGACGCTGCCGAGGAGAAGCCGAAGGCCAAGGCGCCGCGCCGTACGCGGGCGAAGAAGGCGGATGCCGAGGCGGCCGCCGTTCCGGCATCCGAGGCACCGGCGTCCGACACGGCGGCAGCCGACACCGCGATCTCTGCCGAGGCCGCGCCGGCCGGCGAGACGGCCGAGCGCGCCGGCGACGCCCCGGCCAAGCGCCCCGCGCGCGGTCGCCGCAGCAAGGCGCAGGACGCCGACAAGGCAAAGGACGCCGACAAGGCCCAGGGCGCTGAGGCATCCGGCGCCGACGCGGCAGGCGAGACGACCGCCGGGCAGAAGCCGGCCGACGCCGCCGCGGCGGAAGCAGCAACCGGCGACGCGAAGCAGGCCGACGGCAAGCAGGCGGACGGCAAGCAGGCAGAAGCCCGGCAGGGCGAGGGCAAGCAGGGCGACGCGTCCGAGAAGCCCGAGGCCGACGGCGACGAGGGCGAGGGCGGCGGCCGCGGTCGTGGCCGCAACCGCAACCGCAGCCGCGGGCGCGGCCAGAACGGCGGCGGGCAGGCCCAGCAGCCCCAGGCCGAGGAGGAGCAGGCCGGCGGTCGCACGCGTCAGCGCAACAAGCGACGCGGCGGCGGCAACGTCACCGCGGACGAGTTCGAGACCGAGATCGGCGAGGACGACGTCCTCATCCCGATCGCGGGCATCCTCGACGTGCTCGACAACTACGCCTTCGTCCGCACCAGCGGCTACCTGCCCGGCGCGACCGACGTGTACGTCTCGCTCGGCCAGGTGAAGAAGTACAACCTGCGCAAGGGCGACGCGATCGTCGGCGCCATCAAGCAGCCGCGCGAGGGCGAGCAGCAGGGGCGTCAGAAGTACAACGCCCTGGTGAAGGTCGACTCCATCAACGGCCTGTCGCCCGAGGACGCCGGCAACCGCGTCGAGTTCGGCAAGCTCACCCCGCTGTACCCGCAGGAGCGCCTGCGTCTGGAGACCGCGCCGGAGAAGCTGACCCAGCGGATCATCGACCTGGTCGCCCCGATCGGCAAGGGCCAGCGGGGCCTGATCGTGGCGCCGCCGAAGGCCGGCAAGACCATCGTGCTGCAGCAGATCGCGAACGCGATCGCGCAGAACAACCCCGAGGTGCACCTCATGGTCGTGCTCGTCGACGAGCGCCCGGAAGAGGTCACCGACATGCAGCGCTCGGTGAAGGGCGAGGTCATCGCCTCGACCTTCGACCGCCCCGCGGAGGACCACACCACCGTCGCCGAGCTCGCCATCGAGCGCGCCAAGCGCCTGGTGGAGCTGGGCCGGGACGTGGTCGTGCTGCTCGACTCGATCACCCGCCTCGGCCGCGCCTACAACATCTCCGCGCCGGCATCCGGCCGCGTGCTCACCGGCGGTGTGGACGCCTCGGCACTGTACCCGCCGAAGCGGTTCTTCGGCGCGGCGCGCAACATCGAGAACGGCGGATCGCTGACCATCCTCGCCACCGCCCTCGTGGAGACCGGCTCCAAGATGGACGAGGTGATCTTCGAGGAGTTCAAGGGCACCGGCAACAGCGAGCTGCGCCTGTCCCGCGCCCTGGCCGACAAGCGGATCTTCCCGGCGGTCGACGTGAACGCGTCCAGCACCCGCCGCGAGGAGATGCTGCTCTCCCCGGACGAGGTCAAGATCACATGGAAGCTGCGCCGCGCCCTCGCCGGTCTCGACCCGCAGCAGGCGCTCGAGGTGGTCCTCGGCAAGCTCAAGGAGACCGGCTCCAACGTCGAGTTCCTGTTCCAGATGCAGAAGTCGATCCCGGCCCCGCCGGCGACCGGCTCCGGCCACGGGCACGAGAACAACATCCGCTGA
- the prfA gene encoding peptide chain release factor 1: MFESVQALIDEHRRVQEELSDPAVHADAARAKRVNRRYAELSRIVAAHEAWLAASEDLEAARELAREDEAFAAEIPALEEGLQAAQERLRRLLIPRDPDDARDVIMEIKAGEGGAESALFAADLLRMYLQYAASKGWKTELLERNESDLGGYKDVQLAIKGTSTDPAQGVWAHLKYEGGVHRVQRVPATESQGRIHTSTTGVLVFPEVDEPDEIEINPNDLKIDVFRSSGPGGQSVNTTDSAVRITHLPTGIVVSMQNEKSQLQNREAALRVLRARLLAKQQEELAAAASDARRSQIRGMDRSERIRTYNFPENRIADHRTGYKAYNLDQVMDGALDPVIESCIEADEAERLAALGS, from the coding sequence GTGTTCGAGTCCGTCCAGGCTCTCATCGACGAGCACCGCCGGGTGCAGGAGGAGCTCTCCGACCCGGCGGTGCACGCCGATGCAGCCCGCGCGAAGCGGGTGAACCGGCGCTACGCCGAGCTGAGCCGGATCGTCGCCGCGCACGAGGCGTGGCTCGCCGCATCCGAGGACCTCGAGGCGGCCCGAGAGCTGGCGCGTGAGGACGAGGCCTTCGCGGCCGAGATCCCCGCGCTCGAGGAGGGGCTGCAGGCCGCGCAGGAGCGGTTGCGCCGCCTGCTCATCCCGCGCGACCCCGACGACGCCCGCGACGTGATCATGGAGATTAAAGCGGGGGAGGGCGGCGCCGAGAGCGCCCTGTTCGCCGCCGATCTGCTGCGGATGTACCTGCAGTACGCGGCCTCGAAAGGCTGGAAGACCGAGCTGCTGGAGCGGAACGAGTCCGACCTCGGCGGGTACAAGGACGTCCAGCTCGCGATCAAAGGCACCTCGACCGACCCGGCGCAGGGCGTCTGGGCGCACCTGAAGTACGAGGGCGGCGTGCACCGCGTGCAGCGGGTGCCGGCCACCGAGTCGCAGGGCCGCATCCACACCTCGACCACGGGGGTGCTGGTGTTCCCCGAGGTCGACGAGCCGGACGAGATCGAGATCAACCCGAACGATCTGAAGATCGACGTGTTCCGCTCCTCGGGCCCGGGCGGGCAGTCGGTGAACACGACCGACTCGGCGGTGCGGATCACGCACCTGCCGACCGGGATCGTGGTGTCGATGCAGAACGAGAAGTCGCAGCTGCAGAACCGTGAGGCGGCGCTGCGCGTGCTGCGCGCCCGGCTGCTGGCCAAGCAGCAGGAGGAGCTCGCGGCTGCGGCATCGGATGCCCGGCGCTCGCAGATCCGCGGCATGGACCGCTCGGAGCGGATCCGCACCTACAACTTCCCGGAGAACCGGATCGCCGACCACCGCACCGGGTACAAGGCGTACAACCTCGACCAGGTGATGGACGGCGCCCTCGACCCCGTCATCGAGTCCTGCATCGAGGCCGACGAGGCGGAGCGCCTCGCCGCCCTCGGCTCCTGA
- a CDS encoding YihY/virulence factor BrkB family protein: MDAATEAERREKRPGAIARAGAALIRRGLQLRIVRAVLLHMERHGPILADGVTYRALFSVFAAVLLGFSAAALWLTSDDVAWNAVVSAIDSAVPGLIKERPDGPGLIDPSEIRAPAGLSITGIVSLVGLIGAALGAIGSLRVAMRSIAGTVSDDVAPPLVILRNLSLAAIIAAAFVGSAALTFAGRAVLRWAGGLLGLPEDSPVLFWSVRLISLVIVFALNTVLIAAAFRALAGVRARARALWSGAMIGGAGLLVLQELSGLFVGGARANPLLASFASLLALLIWLNLSTQVILLASAYIVTAAAEDEDRVANRYGAQTLAEHRLRRAEQDAQIATAELRSAQQAVEDERP, encoded by the coding sequence ATGGATGCCGCAACCGAAGCCGAACGCCGGGAGAAGCGCCCGGGGGCGATCGCCCGGGCCGGTGCGGCGCTGATCCGCCGCGGTCTGCAGCTGCGGATCGTGCGCGCCGTGCTGCTGCACATGGAGCGGCACGGGCCGATACTCGCGGACGGCGTGACCTACCGGGCGCTGTTCAGCGTCTTCGCCGCCGTGCTGCTCGGGTTCTCCGCGGCCGCGCTGTGGCTGACATCGGACGACGTGGCGTGGAACGCCGTGGTGTCCGCGATCGACTCCGCGGTGCCCGGGCTGATCAAGGAGCGCCCGGACGGGCCCGGGCTCATCGACCCGTCCGAGATCCGCGCGCCCGCGGGGCTGTCGATCACCGGGATCGTGTCGCTGGTCGGCCTGATCGGCGCGGCCCTCGGGGCCATCGGGTCGCTCCGGGTGGCGATGCGGTCCATCGCCGGAACGGTGTCGGACGATGTGGCACCGCCGCTCGTCATACTTCGCAATCTGAGCCTCGCGGCGATCATCGCGGCCGCCTTCGTCGGCTCCGCCGCCCTCACCTTCGCCGGCCGTGCGGTGCTGAGATGGGCGGGCGGGCTGCTCGGGCTGCCGGAGGATTCGCCGGTGCTGTTCTGGTCGGTGCGCCTGATCTCGCTGGTGATCGTGTTCGCCCTGAACACGGTGCTGATCGCGGCCGCGTTCCGCGCCCTCGCCGGCGTCCGGGCCCGCGCACGCGCGCTCTGGTCGGGCGCGATGATCGGCGGCGCCGGCCTGCTCGTGCTGCAGGAGCTGTCCGGGCTGTTCGTCGGCGGGGCGCGCGCGAACCCGCTGCTGGCGTCGTTCGCGTCGCTGCTGGCCCTGCTGATCTGGCTGAACCTGTCCACCCAGGTGATCCTGCTCGCCAGCGCCTACATCGTCACCGCCGCCGCCGAGGACGAGGACCGGGTCGCGAATCGCTACGGCGCGCAGACTCTGGCCGAGCACCGGCTGCGTCGCGCGGAGCAGGACGCGCAGATCGCGACCGCGGAGCTGCGCAGCGCCCAGCAGGCCGTCGAGGACGAACGCCCCTGA
- a CDS encoding homoserine dehydrogenase has product MTDYRRLRVALLGAGAVGSQVAALLLRHGDELADRAGARLELAGIAVRDLDARRDVDLPRELFTTDAESLITGADIVIELMGGIEPARSHILLALGSGADVVTANKALLATHGPEVFEAADRVGASVYYEAAAAGAIPIIRPLRDSLAGDRVVRIMGIVNGTTNYILDRMDSEGADFAEVLADAQRLGYAEADPTADVEGFDAAQKAAILASLAFHTAVPLDAVHREGITQITASMIEEARGAGFVIKLLAVCERLVDEGAESISVRVYPALVPRTHPLASVHGANNAVFVEAEAAGSLMFYGAGAGGVQTASAVLGDVVSAARRHIAGGVGVGESTRANLPVAPIGHVTTRYQITLEVDDEPGVLATVAGILSEGGVSVATVVQTVEGEEVPTARLIIGTHRASESALSATVDRLAASGVVERVVSVLRVEGE; this is encoded by the coding sequence ATGACCGACTATCGACGACTTCGGGTGGCACTGCTCGGCGCAGGCGCCGTCGGCTCTCAGGTGGCGGCGCTGCTGCTGCGGCACGGCGACGAACTCGCCGACCGCGCCGGCGCCCGCCTGGAACTGGCCGGCATCGCCGTCCGCGACCTCGACGCCCGTCGCGACGTCGACCTGCCGCGGGAGCTGTTCACCACGGATGCCGAGAGCCTGATCACCGGGGCGGACATCGTCATCGAGCTGATGGGGGGCATCGAGCCGGCCCGCTCGCACATCCTGCTCGCCCTGGGGTCGGGCGCCGACGTCGTCACCGCGAACAAGGCGCTGCTGGCCACCCACGGTCCTGAGGTGTTCGAGGCCGCCGACCGCGTCGGCGCGTCGGTGTACTACGAGGCCGCCGCGGCCGGGGCGATCCCGATCATCCGCCCGCTGCGGGACTCGCTCGCCGGCGACCGTGTGGTGCGGATCATGGGCATCGTGAACGGCACCACGAACTACATCCTGGACCGGATGGACAGCGAGGGCGCCGACTTCGCCGAGGTCCTCGCCGACGCGCAGCGGCTGGGCTACGCCGAGGCGGACCCGACCGCCGACGTCGAGGGCTTCGACGCGGCGCAGAAGGCCGCGATCCTCGCCAGCCTCGCCTTCCACACCGCCGTGCCGCTGGATGCCGTGCACCGCGAGGGCATCACGCAGATCACCGCGTCGATGATCGAGGAGGCCCGCGGTGCCGGCTTCGTCATCAAGCTGCTCGCGGTGTGCGAGCGGCTCGTGGACGAGGGCGCCGAGTCGATCTCCGTGCGCGTCTACCCGGCCCTGGTGCCGCGCACGCATCCGCTGGCCTCTGTGCACGGCGCCAACAACGCCGTCTTCGTCGAAGCGGAGGCGGCGGGGTCGCTGATGTTCTACGGCGCCGGCGCCGGCGGCGTGCAGACCGCCTCGGCCGTGCTCGGCGACGTGGTCTCGGCGGCGCGGCGGCACATCGCCGGCGGCGTCGGGGTGGGCGAGTCGACCAGGGCGAACCTGCCGGTCGCGCCGATCGGGCACGTCACCACCCGCTACCAGATCACCCTCGAAGTCGACGACGAGCCGGGCGTGCTCGCCACCGTCGCCGGCATCCTCAGCGAGGGCGGCGTGTCCGTCGCGACCGTGGTGCAGACCGTGGAGGGCGAGGAGGTGCCGACCGCGCGGCTCATCATCGGCACGCACCGGGCATCCGAGAGCGCCCTGAGCGCCACCGTCGACCGGCTGGCCGCCAGCGGGGTCGTCGAGCGCGTGGTGTCGGTGCTGCGCGTCGAAGGGGAGTGA
- the argS gene encoding arginine--tRNA ligase, with product MSPESLAAAVLAVLTPIAAELRPDEDLGLSASDVVLDRPRNREHGDWATNVAMRLAKRLGTSPRELAQRVADGLAATDGIAGVEVAGPGFINIRLDAAAAGALAKTIVDAGAEYGRNDTQAGRSINIEFVSANPTGPLHIGHTRWAALGDAIARLLAASGATVAREFYINDAGAQMERFAASIVAAAKGQPTPEGGYTGSYIADLAQRVLAARPDFLDLPDDEQRLVARELGYEYQLAEQKDSLSKFNVEFDVWFSERTLHAPAADGGPSLVDRAVDRLREQGHVFDRDDAVWVRTTDFGDDKDRVIRRSNGEYTYFAADAAYYLNKGDRGFEHKIYLLGADHHGYVHRLKALAGAAGDDPDKDIEVLIGQLVSVGGARLSKRAGNIIEMDDLREWLGTDALRYSLERYPADSPLALDPELLQKRTNDNPVFYVQYAHARTHNVARNAADSGVDRSEFAPDLLTHETESALLGALQEFPRIVGFAAEVREPHRVARYLEELAGLYHRWYDNCRIIPQGDDPVEAVHRTRLWLNDATGQVLRNGLSLLGVSAPERM from the coding sequence ATGAGCCCCGAATCCCTCGCCGCCGCCGTCCTCGCCGTCCTCACCCCGATCGCGGCGGAGCTGCGACCGGACGAGGACCTCGGGCTCTCGGCATCCGATGTCGTGCTCGACCGCCCGCGAAACCGCGAGCACGGGGACTGGGCGACGAACGTCGCGATGCGGCTCGCGAAGCGCCTGGGCACCAGCCCCCGGGAGCTCGCCCAGCGCGTCGCGGACGGCCTCGCCGCGACCGACGGCATTGCCGGCGTCGAGGTCGCCGGCCCCGGGTTCATCAACATCCGCCTGGACGCGGCCGCCGCCGGCGCGCTGGCGAAGACGATCGTCGACGCCGGGGCGGAGTACGGCCGCAACGACACCCAGGCCGGCCGGTCCATCAACATCGAGTTCGTCAGCGCCAACCCCACCGGTCCGCTGCACATCGGCCACACCCGCTGGGCGGCGCTCGGCGACGCCATCGCACGGCTGCTGGCCGCCTCCGGCGCTACCGTTGCGAGGGAGTTCTACATCAACGACGCCGGGGCGCAGATGGAGCGGTTCGCAGCATCCATCGTGGCGGCGGCCAAGGGGCAGCCGACCCCCGAGGGCGGGTACACCGGCAGCTACATCGCCGACCTCGCCCAGCGCGTCCTGGCCGCCCGTCCCGACTTCCTCGACCTTCCCGATGACGAGCAGCGGCTCGTCGCCCGCGAGCTCGGCTACGAGTACCAGCTCGCCGAGCAGAAGGACTCGCTGTCGAAGTTCAACGTCGAGTTCGACGTCTGGTTCTCCGAGCGCACGCTGCACGCCCCCGCCGCGGACGGCGGCCCGAGCCTGGTGGACCGGGCGGTGGACCGCCTGCGCGAGCAGGGGCACGTCTTCGACCGGGACGACGCCGTGTGGGTGCGCACCACCGATTTCGGCGACGACAAGGACCGGGTGATCCGCCGCTCGAACGGCGAGTACACCTACTTCGCCGCGGACGCGGCCTATTACCTGAACAAGGGCGACCGCGGCTTCGAGCACAAGATCTACCTGCTCGGCGCCGACCACCACGGCTACGTGCACCGGCTCAAGGCGCTCGCCGGCGCGGCCGGGGACGACCCGGACAAGGACATCGAGGTGCTCATCGGGCAGCTGGTCTCCGTCGGCGGAGCCCGGCTCAGCAAGCGCGCCGGCAACATCATCGAGATGGACGATCTGCGCGAATGGCTCGGCACTGACGCGCTGCGGTACTCGCTGGAGCGCTACCCGGCCGATTCGCCCCTGGCGCTCGATCCCGAGCTGCTGCAGAAGCGCACCAACGACAACCCCGTCTTTTACGTGCAGTACGCGCACGCGCGCACGCACAACGTCGCCCGCAACGCCGCGGACTCCGGGGTTGACCGATCCGAGTTCGCCCCCGACCTGCTCACGCACGAGACCGAGTCGGCGCTGCTGGGCGCGCTGCAGGAGTTCCCGCGGATCGTCGGCTTCGCGGCCGAGGTCCGCGAGCCGCACCGCGTGGCCCGCTACCTGGAGGAGCTCGCCGGGCTCTACCACCGCTGGTACGACAACTGCCGGATCATCCCGCAGGGCGACGACCCGGTCGAGGCGGTGCACCGCACCCGGCTGTGGCTGAACGACGCCACCGGGCAGGTGCTGCGCAACGGGCTGTCGCTGCTCGGCGTGTCCGCCCCGGAGCGGATGTGA
- a CDS encoding DUF2993 domain-containing protein: protein MTAGGRASRRHRRWPVVLVVLVLLAAALAVAAELVARAVLPGVVRSLVVEQLDLPADQQLDVEASGILLPQLIAGRLDRLRLSSERVTLEGVTGAADVTAQGVPLRGGDIGAAHGTVRIDQAQLVALLSRSDLPVTDVTLEEPNVTASGAITVFGADIPVSVTATPGADAGELVLTPVSVSVGGSVIDLAGLSGRLGDVGERLSAPQQVCIADRLPAGLILTGLRIEGESAVAEIDIDGRIATDPALLDPGTCP, encoded by the coding sequence GTGACCGCCGGAGGGCGCGCGTCGCGGCGGCATCGCCGCTGGCCGGTCGTGCTGGTCGTGCTCGTGCTGCTGGCGGCGGCCCTCGCCGTGGCGGCCGAGCTGGTGGCGCGCGCCGTGCTGCCGGGGGTGGTCCGCTCCCTGGTCGTCGAGCAGCTGGACCTGCCGGCCGATCAGCAGCTCGACGTCGAAGCCTCCGGCATCCTGCTGCCGCAGCTGATCGCCGGGCGACTCGACCGGCTGCGCCTCTCCTCCGAGCGGGTGACCCTCGAGGGCGTCACCGGGGCCGCGGACGTCACCGCGCAGGGCGTACCGCTCCGCGGCGGCGACATCGGTGCGGCGCACGGCACGGTCCGCATCGACCAGGCGCAGCTCGTCGCGCTGCTGTCGCGCTCCGATCTGCCCGTCACCGATGTGACTCTCGAGGAGCCGAACGTCACCGCGAGCGGCGCGATCACGGTGTTCGGCGCCGACATCCCGGTGAGTGTGACGGCCACGCCCGGCGCGGATGCGGGGGAGCTGGTGCTCACACCCGTATCGGTGTCGGTCGGCGGGAGCGTGATCGACCTCGCCGGGCTCTCCGGACGGCTCGGCGACGTCGGAGAGCGCCTGTCCGCCCCGCAGCAGGTGTGCATCGCCGACCGGCTCCCCGCCGGGCTGATCCTGACCGGCCTGCGGATCGAGGGTGAGAGCGCCGTTGCCGAGATCGACATCGACGGCCGGATCGCGACGGACCCGGCCCTCCTCGACCCCGGCACCTGCCCCTGA
- the lysA gene encoding diaminopimelate decarboxylase has protein sequence MHSAVSPPAPGWLVVPDDPNDLVEGVWPASARRDEDGELVIGGARASALVRAHGTPLLVIDEQEVRRRAAAVRTAFESAARRHGTSARVYYAGKAFLTSAIVRWVTAEGLCVDVCTGGELELALAAGAEPSRLGFHGNNKSTAELERAIEAGVGTIIIDSAIEIERLAALTARLDAEQGVMLRVSSGVHAETHDFLATAHEDQKFGFPMADAAAAVARIREIPGLRFLGLHCHIGSQIFGVAGFRESAARVLDLHEELLRDGEVPQLNLGGGFGIAYTRADDPTPIEELADGIVAAVAEGCAARGIPVPALSFEPGRYVVGPAGVTLYEIGTIKDVVLEAGVRRYVSVDGGMSDNARTALYGAQYSARLASRAGSGDPALVRVVGRHCESGDIVVDHEYLPDDVAPGDLLAVPVTGAYCAPLASNYNHVPRPPVISVRDGESRLILRGETVQDLLARDPGLDPGDGTGHRTEGAR, from the coding sequence GTGCATTCCGCTGTCTCCCCGCCTGCCCCGGGCTGGCTCGTCGTGCCCGACGACCCGAACGACCTCGTCGAGGGGGTGTGGCCGGCATCCGCGCGCCGCGACGAGGACGGCGAGCTCGTGATCGGCGGCGCCCGGGCATCCGCCCTGGTCCGCGCCCACGGCACGCCGCTGCTCGTCATCGACGAGCAGGAGGTGCGCCGCCGAGCCGCCGCCGTCCGCACGGCGTTCGAGTCCGCCGCGCGGCGCCACGGCACCTCCGCCCGCGTGTACTACGCCGGCAAGGCGTTCCTCACCAGCGCGATCGTCCGCTGGGTCACCGCCGAGGGCCTGTGCGTCGACGTGTGCACCGGCGGGGAGCTCGAGCTCGCCCTCGCGGCCGGCGCGGAGCCGTCGCGGCTGGGCTTCCACGGCAACAACAAGTCCACCGCCGAGCTCGAGCGCGCGATCGAGGCCGGGGTCGGCACGATCATCATCGACAGCGCCATCGAGATCGAGCGGCTCGCCGCGCTCACCGCGCGCCTGGACGCCGAGCAGGGCGTGATGCTGCGGGTGAGCAGCGGCGTGCACGCCGAGACCCACGACTTCCTCGCCACCGCGCACGAGGACCAGAAGTTCGGATTCCCGATGGCGGATGCCGCGGCCGCGGTGGCCCGCATCCGGGAGATCCCCGGGCTGCGCTTCCTCGGGCTGCACTGTCACATCGGCTCGCAGATCTTCGGCGTCGCAGGCTTCCGCGAATCCGCGGCCCGCGTACTCGACCTGCACGAGGAGCTGCTCCGCGACGGCGAGGTGCCGCAGCTGAACCTCGGCGGCGGCTTCGGCATCGCCTACACCCGCGCCGACGACCCCACGCCGATCGAGGAGCTGGCCGACGGCATCGTCGCCGCCGTGGCGGAAGGGTGCGCGGCCCGCGGCATCCCGGTGCCGGCGCTGTCCTTCGAGCCCGGACGCTACGTCGTCGGGCCCGCGGGCGTCACCCTCTACGAGATCGGCACGATCAAGGACGTCGTGCTGGAGGCCGGGGTGCGCCGCTACGTGAGCGTGGACGGCGGCATGAGCGACAACGCGCGGACCGCGCTGTACGGCGCGCAGTACTCGGCGCGGCTCGCCTCGCGCGCCGGATCCGGGGACCCCGCGCTGGTGCGCGTCGTCGGCCGGCACTGCGAGTCCGGCGACATCGTCGTCGATCACGAGTACCTCCCCGACGACGTCGCCCCCGGCGACCTGCTCGCCGTCCCGGTCACCGGCGCGTACTGCGCGCCGCTGGCCAGCAACTACAACCACGTCCCGCGTCCGCCGGTGATCTCCGTGCGCGACGGGGAGTCCCGGCTGATCCTGCGCGGCGAGACCGTGCAGGACCTGCTGGCCCGCGACCCGGGGCTCGATCCGGGGGACGGTACCGGACACCGCACAGAAGGAGCACGATGA